In Streptomyces sp. NBC_00683, the DNA window TGACGCGACGGCCCTACGGGCCGTCAAAGACTCCGGGCGCTCCGCGCCCTCAAGGGCCTCCGGCCCTGATGCCTCATCACCTTCGGTGATGAGGCTGGGCCTTCGGCCCAAAGGTCCGGCCTCCGGCCGGCCCTTGGCTGGCTACAAGCAAGGGTGACGGGTCATCTGTTCGATTTGCTCTGTCGGGTGTTACTGGTGATCTTGTGTTCATTCTCAATTTCAGTGTCCGCGGTCCAATCCCACCGCTGGTTCGTGCCGCGCAGCGTGGTTCCGCGTCTGACGTATCGTCAATTTCCTGCTCTTCAAGGACCGTTACCTCCTCCGGAGGTACGTTTCCCGGTGGAGCAAGAGAGGTACGGCAAAGGGAGCCGAATTCCACGCGGACAGATGCGGAAAATGCATTCGGTGGCGCAGCATCGTTCCTCCAAATAGGGTTTCCGGCCTTTGGGCGTGTCCGGTATCCGTACTCGATGAAGGATCGACCTCGATAAGGACGGGTACACCGTCTGCCTCCGCCCGATCACCGACGCAAAGTTGAAAATAATGGCCTTCCGATGACTGGAAAGCCACAGTATTTATGCGTCAGCCCTGTGCGAGTTTCACGCGCCGACTCCGATGGAACCCACATATGCGTAAGCCGCATAGTCGGAGTCGAGGTCGGTGATGATGTCGTCCCAGATTTCGTCCAACGTTTCGAGGTCGCGCTTGGCCCAGGCTTCGACCATGTCGTCCCAGACGTAACGGGCTTGTACCGAGCGTTCGCTGAGGTTGGGCCTGCGGTACTGCTCGGGTACCCGTGACTGGTCGACGGGATAGACCTCGATGCGCCGGCCGCGTCCTTCGTTGTCCAGGAGCCGCTTCAGGGCGCCGGAGCGGACGAGGTTGTGCCGGCGCCGCTCCTGGTATGCGCGGTCGACCGCTTCGAGCTTGCGTCGGCTGGGGCGTGCCCCGTTCTGCCAGGAGCGCAGCAGGCGTGCGCTGATGCCGTGTGAGCGCAGGACTTCGCGGCCTGCGCTGCTGGAGAGGTAGCGCAGGCGGGCGGAGAGGCCTCGTTTGGTGGTGACGGGTGAGGTGATTCCGCCTTCGCGGGCGATGCGGTCGAGTTCGGCGGCGAGGGCTTGGGCTCCGCTGATTCCCTGGGCGCCGTGTTTTTGCCACTCGCCCCACAGGTCTGTTGCTCCGGTCATGGCCTACTCCCCCAGTGTGTAAAGGGACTTGGCTTTGACCTGGGCGAGGTCGCGGCCTTCGGGGAACACCTGCTGCCAGTCCCCGGCGATGTGGAGTTCGTCGGTTCCGGAGATTTGAACCACTGTCAGTCCGGCGGTGTGTGCCTTATAGGCTTTCAGCCATAGGTTCGCGAAGGCTTGGGAGCGGATGATGTGCATCCAGTCTGGGCGCCGGATTTCGCGATTCGCGCTGCTTTCGCCGATGGTGGACACGAACTTAGAATACATGGATTTCACGTATTCGGTGGTTAGTTCGTCGTTCTGGGTTGTAGCTTCCCGGCGTACTTCGGTGAGTGCGCGGCGCATTTTTTCGAGGAGTCCTTCGGATGCGCCGGATGTCAGTGATTCGTGAATGACGGGCGCTTCGCAGAACCCGAGTTTTGCGCAGCGCAGCAGGAGGCGGAGGGTGGGTTCGGTGATCCATAGGGGTCCCGGCTCTTTTCGTGCGCCGAGTGGGGAGGGGAGATCTGGTTCGTTCCATGGTGCGGGGGTGACTCGGTGGACTCCGGAGCGCTTGGGGTCGTGCGGGTGGCCCTCGGTGTGGACGAGTTTGCCGATCGGTAGCCACGCTTTGAGTGCGGAGAGGTAGGCCGCGTTCATGTCGAGGACTGTCACCTCGATCGTGACGTGTCCGCTTCGTGCTGCGCGGTACAGGTCCTCGGAGCGCCACTTGGGTCGGCCTTCCCAGATTTGGTCTGCTCCTTTCTGTGAGGTTTTTTTGAGGATGTCGGCGGTGGGGGGGAATTCGGAGTGTTCGTAGCGGCCGCCGACCCGGGAGGCTGCGAAGAGTGCCATCACGTCGGGCACTGCTCGTTTGATGAGCGTGGCCCGCGTTGTCTCCAGGTCTCCTCCGTGCGCGGCGAGTTCCTGTTTGACGCGCTTGCGGATCTGGTCGGCCAGTGGGCCGGCGGGTGCGGTGACGCGTTTTGGTGCGGCCGGTGGGCCGGGCGTTGTGGGTGCCGGGGTTTCGGCCGGCTCGGCGGGAGCGGGTTCGGGCTCTGGGGTCGGGGGGGCTGTGGGTGGCGGGGTGTCGATCGGGATGAGGGTCTGCGTTGCGTGGGTCGTGACCCGGTCGGCGTGCAGTTTCGCCAGGGCGTGTGTGGGCCCTGCGAGGAGGTCGAGTACGGGCATGCCCCAGTGGGCGGCGAGGCGGTCACAGTCCTGGAGGGTCCATGCGGCCCTTCCATGCTGCCTGCGGCTGATCTGGCTTTGCGTCAGCCCGAGGGCTGCTGCGAGGTCTGACTGTTGTTCACCGGTGCGGTGTGCGATGGCGGTGACTGTCACTCGCAGCATTTCTTCGGTGCTCATCGGCATGAACACATACTAATAGGGGATGCGGTTTCCGCATATTCAATGCGAGATTCGCATGCCGTGAGCGGGTGTCGCAACTTTGCCCATCGCTAGACGGAGACGCTGGCGCCCTATGAAGCAATCGCTTCAGTCACGGGCTCCGCGTCGCCGGACGGCAGCCGCAGGGTCAGCAGGCCTCGGCCGCTGGTCCCCTCGATCTCGACCTTTTCCAGGAAAGCGATACGAACGTCTTGGCGCTCTCCAGCCGGTCGACGTCCTGCACGGTCTGCTTGGCCTGCTTGGCAATCATGTGCAGGTCGACCGTGAGGGTTTGTACGCTGCGGCCCAGGAGGCTTCCTCGCCGGGCTGGCACGGTCCTGCGGCCTGGGCAGCGGCGATCACGAGGCTGTAGTCCACGCATCCCTCGTCGCCTGTGCTGCTGACTCCGTTACGATCCATAACATTCTGGATGAAACCATGACCGGTCTCAAGGTGCGCGCCGCGCAGACCGGCGAGTCCCTCCAGGAATACCTCCTCGAGCTCATCACTCCACGAGGCGCAGCAACGCACCCTGTGGGAAACGGCCGAACGCACCCAGCGGTAAGCCCGAGTCCTACGCAAGGAGCACGCTTCCCAGTGACCGTCAGTGTTGACCTGCCCGACCGCATACGCGCTCGCTGCACGGAGCTCGGCGACGGTGTCCTGTATGCGGTCAAGACCCTGGCCCGGCAGTTGGCCGGCGATCCACGCCTCGGCGAGCGCGCCGGCAGGCTCGGCCTGTACGCGGCGACGATCGACAGCGACACCTTCGATGCGTGCCCGCCCCTGATCGTGCGTTACGCCTACGGTCCGCCCCTGCTGGACGTAGACCGGATCGAGATCCGGGACATCGAGGCGACCGGGCCGCTTCCCGACGCCGGCGACGAGCAGGCTCCCGCGGCCATGCCGGATCCCCGCCTGCAGCAGATCGCCGCGCGGCAGGTGACCGAGGCATGGCGGCGGGTCACCAGCTGGCTTGAGCAGCACGCGCCCGCTACCCATGCGGCGCTGCTGCCGGGCGCGTCCACGTACGAGATTGCCGCGCTGGAGCATTCACTTGGGGTGTGTGTATCCGTGGAGCTGCGGGCGTTGTGGCTGCTGTGCGCGGGGGGCAAAGACACCCCGGGGGCGGGTGTGATGCCCGACTACGGCTGGGCGTTGATGCCGCTGGGCACGGTGGCTACGTCCTACCGGTGGCATGGGGAGAACCAGCGGGAGCTAGGAGGCGGGTGGGGCGTTGGCGATGCGATGGTGTGGAAGCCGTCATGGATTCCGTTCTGTTCATGGTCGGTGACCGACACGAGCTATGGCCTGTTCGTCGACGCCGAGACGGGCAAGGTCGGGCACTGGGACGACACGTCCGTGCGGACTGTCGGGGACCAGACGTTGAGCATGCTGCTGGAGGAGACGGCCGACAAGCTGGAGAATCCGCACCTGGCCACCGGCCGCCTGCCGGGGCTGATCGGCGGCAGGCTGGTGTGGGGGCCGCCGCTCGCCGCGGATGAGGCTGCCCTGTGGGAGCGGTTCGCGGGCTGACGTGGGGGCGGACAGGTTGAGGAGATGCAGCCGATCCTGGCCGAGGCGGCTTCGAGCCGGGTGAGGGTGTCGACGGTGGATGGCAACGCTGGAGTCTCCGTACCTCGTCTCCTCGTCCGTCGGAGGCGTGCCGCGTAGGCGTGGGCAAGCTGGCGGCTGGGGAATGCTGTCGTCCCGTCCGACGAACTCGCCTCCGTCGGTAAGCGCCGCTCTGGCAGGTGCGTAGGCCCTTGTCTGGCCTCCCGGCGTCCCTGCGGGTTCTGCCCTGTCCGTCTGCCGTCCCCTTCGCCCGTTGTCCCGCTGTCCTGCTGTCTGCTCAGTCGTCAAAGTGGAGTTCGGGCCGGGTCCAGAGGGTGAGGTCGCTGCTGGTGGCGACCGCCAGGGTCAGGCCGGAGGGCGAGAAGCCGGCTGCGCGGAGTTCTGAGTACTCGGAGTGGAAGACGTGCCACCATGTCCCTCCCGCCGGCCCTGTGTGGGACCCGCCGTCGGCGGAGAGGATGACGCGGTCGTGGGGCCACTCGGGGCTGACGACGTCCAGGGTCCAGCCGTCCGGTGTGGTGCTGTGCAGGCCGCCGCCGAAGAGCCCGGCGATACGCACCGGCCCGCCTTCGACAGGGCCGAGCCCGGGGCAGGTGAGCTCCGGCGACGCGTCCGGAGTGCTGGTGTCGGGGTCTGGGTCCCTGTCGCGGGCGATCTTCTCGCCCGTGACCGCGTCGAAGAGTCCGTGCCCGTCGCTGGACACGACCATGACGAGGTCGTGCCCGCTGTCGGGATGGACGGCGAAGCCGATGCCGAGCAGACCTCCGATGGGGGTCCTGTGGTCCAGCACCGGCTGCCACGGTTGTGGGGCAGGCATGACGGTGGCGGCGATATAGCGCTCGCGCCGCTTCTGCTGGTACTCGGTGGTCAACTCTTCTCCCTTGGGCTGTCTGTGTCGAGGGTCGAGCTCGGATTCCGTGATCTGGTTACTGAGCGTTCGGGTGCCCATGAAGTTGAGCTCGGAGCGAGTGGGCTATTTGGTCTGCCCGGTCAGCCGTTACTCGCTCCTGCTCCGGTC includes these proteins:
- a CDS encoding helix-turn-helix domain-containing protein yields the protein MPMSTEEMLRVTVTAIAHRTGEQQSDLAAALGLTQSQISRRQHGRAAWTLQDCDRLAAHWGMPVLDLLAGPTHALAKLHADRVTTHATQTLIPIDTPPPTAPPTPEPEPAPAEPAETPAPTTPGPPAAPKRVTAPAGPLADQIRKRVKQELAAHGGDLETTRATLIKRAVPDVMALFAASRVGGRYEHSEFPPTADILKKTSQKGADQIWEGRPKWRSEDLYRAARSGHVTIEVTVLDMNAAYLSALKAWLPIGKLVHTEGHPHDPKRSGVHRVTPAPWNEPDLPSPLGARKEPGPLWITEPTLRLLLRCAKLGFCEAPVIHESLTSGASEGLLEKMRRALTEVRREATTQNDELTTEYVKSMYSKFVSTIGESSANREIRRPDWMHIIRSQAFANLWLKAYKAHTAGLTVVQISGTDELHIAGDWQQVFPEGRDLAQVKAKSLYTLGE
- a CDS encoding SMI1/KNR4 family protein, whose amino-acid sequence is MTVSVDLPDRIRARCTELGDGVLYAVKTLARQLAGDPRLGERAGRLGLYAATIDSDTFDACPPLIVRYAYGPPLLDVDRIEIRDIEATGPLPDAGDEQAPAAMPDPRLQQIAARQVTEAWRRVTSWLEQHAPATHAALLPGASTYEIAALEHSLGVCVSVELRALWLLCAGGKDTPGAGVMPDYGWALMPLGTVATSYRWHGENQRELGGGWGVGDAMVWKPSWIPFCSWSVTDTSYGLFVDAETGKVGHWDDTSVRTVGDQTLSMLLEETADKLENPHLATGRLPGLIGGRLVWGPPLAADEAALWERFAG